The following are encoded in a window of Geotrypetes seraphini chromosome 5, aGeoSer1.1, whole genome shotgun sequence genomic DNA:
- the LOC117361612 gene encoding gastrula zinc finger protein XlCGF64.1-like — protein MSSHNKSISSMDGWKQEPSRKDNIEYLLIDSKGIPYTIQEKNNNTPRLPRKWSTNIGEKKRLPEEESAKDSGQSRVFEKQYEAHPKEKSFKCPDCEKVFKWPSHLKHHLRSHTNERPFECPVCQKGFKDAHKLARHQQIHPEFKKDMVYWKLYKCCICGKHFKYPSDLEKHNLIHTGEKPFKCSVCGTSFRRFDHLKRHNFVHTGERPFKCSVCEKGFVESTELIKHQRIHTGEKPYQCDLCEKSFYHSRSLKEHRAAKHGQNHPPIKREEKEEEIHMENFSYSGED, from the coding sequence ATGTCATCTCATAACAAATCTATCAGTAGTATGGATGGCTGGAAACAAGAGCCAAGTAGAAAAGATAATATAGAGTACTTACTGATTGATAGTAAAGGCATCCCTTACACTATTCAGGAGAAGAATAACAACACACCCCGTCTACCGAGAAAATGGTCAACCAACATTGGTGAAAAAAAGAGACTACCTGAGGAGGAGTCTGCCAAAGATAGTGGACAGTCGAGAGTTTTTGAAAAACAGTATGAAGCACATCCCAAAGAGAAGTCTTTTAAATGTCCTGATTGTGAGAAGGTTTttaaatggccatcccatcttaAACACCACCTAAGGAGCCACACCAATGAAAGACCCTTTGAATGCCCTGTTTGCCAAAAAGGTTTCAAAGATGCCCACAAGCTTGCCAGACATCAGCAAATTCATCCTGAGTTTAAAAAGGACATGGTGTACTGGAAGTTATACAAGTGTTGCATATGTGGGAAACACTTCAAATATCCTTCAGACCTTGAAAAACATAATCTCATTCAcacaggagagaaaccatttaagTGTTCTGTTTGTGGAACAAGCTTTAGAAGGTTTGATCATCTTAAAAGACACAATTTTGTTCATACGGGTGAAAGGCCATTCAAATGCAGTGTCTGTGAGAAAGGCTTTGTGGAATCTACTGAACTTATTAAGCACCAGAGAATCCATACGGGCGAGAAGCCTTATCAGTGTGATCTGTGTGAGAAGAGCTTTTATCATTCTCGTAGTCTCAAGGAGCACCGAGCTGCCAAACATGGGCAAAATCACCCACCAATcaaaagggaggagaaggaagaggagatcCATATGGAGAATTTCTCTTACAGTGGAGAAGACTGA